From a single Lolium rigidum isolate FL_2022 chromosome 7, APGP_CSIRO_Lrig_0.1, whole genome shotgun sequence genomic region:
- the LOC124677389 gene encoding high molecular mass early light-inducible protein HV58, chloroplastic-like — protein sequence MATMVALSSFTGAAVVGRSAARSSLAPRRRALVVRAQTKPEMDPSKEMASTSTSSPAPISSPTPTPTPAAPKPKANPSVWDALAFSGPAPERINGRLAMVGFVAALSVEAARGGGLLDQAGSGAGLSWFLTTAALFSVASMIPLLQGQTVESKSSGIWSADAELWNGRFAMLGLVALAATEFITGAPFVNV from the exons ATGGCAACCATGGTGGCCTTGAGCTCCTTCACCGGCGCCGCCGTTGTCGGGCGCTCGGCAGCCCGGTCGTCCCTAGCGCCGCGCCGGCGTGCCCTCGTTGTCAGGGCCCAGACCAAG CCGGAAATGGATCCTTCCAAGGAGATGGCGAGCACATCGACCTCCTCACCAGCCCCAATCTCAAGCCCGACCCCGACCCCGACGCCGGCAGCACCCAAGCCCAAGGCTAACCCCTCGGTGTGGGACGCGCTCGCCTTCAGCGGCCCGGCGCCCGAACGCATCAACGGCCGGCTTGCCATGGTGGGCTTCGTGGCGGCGCTCTCCGTGGAGGCTGCGCGCGGTGGCGGGCTCCTCGACCAGGCTGGCAGTGGCGCCGGGTTAAGCTGGTTCCTGACAACCGCGGCGCTGTTCTCGGTGGCGTCGATGATCCCGCTGCTGCAGGGCCAGACTGTCGAGAGCAAGTCCAGCGGCATCTGGAGCGCCGACGCCGAGCTCTGGAACGGCCGCTTCGCCATGCTTGGACTCGTCGCGCTCGCTGCCACCGAGTTTATCACGGGCGCGCCATTCGTCAATGTCTAA